A single window of Halobacillus naozhouensis DNA harbors:
- a CDS encoding GNAT family N-acetyltransferase, giving the protein MEVILEEATKEDAQSILDNQVRAFKPILEKYEDYETNPANESIEKVVSRIRYSKGAFYKILSDKILVGAISVLWEGDEYWISPMFILPEYQGKGIAQTIINRIENLYPAAASWQLATILEERRNCHLYEKMGYYKTGLNKKLNEKTTLIFYKKTV; this is encoded by the coding sequence ATGGAGGTTATTTTAGAGGAAGCAACAAAAGAGGATGCACAATCTATATTAGATAATCAAGTTAGAGCTTTTAAGCCAATATTAGAAAAGTATGAGGACTATGAAACAAATCCAGCCAATGAATCGATTGAGAAAGTTGTTTCTAGAATTCGCTATTCAAAGGGTGCGTTTTATAAAATATTATCTGACAAAATCCTTGTAGGAGCTATTAGCGTACTTTGGGAGGGGGACGAATATTGGATAAGTCCAATGTTTATCCTGCCTGAATATCAAGGTAAGGGAATTGCTCAAACCATTATCAATCGTATAGAAAATTTATACCCTGCTGCTGCTAGTTGGCAGTTAGCTACTATTTTAGAAGAAAGGCGTAATTGTCATCTATACGAAAAGATGGGTTACTATAAAACAGGCTTAAATAAGAAATTAAACGAAAAAACAACCCTTATATTTTATAAAAAGACTGTATAA
- a CDS encoding (S)-benzoin forming benzil reductase, producing MQYAIVTGDSRGLGEAIAQQFLEKSIHVIGVSRHANEQLSQLADRYERNYTHVACDFSDQNQLGKGINEVMRHATKGDAHSIYLVNNAGVIEPIDTVGNFHVKDVSRHFMVNVTAPIMFTNSLLKEANEHDIKTSIINITSGAAEKSVHGWSVYSSSKAAMNRFTETTALEQEMAGHEHKIFAYSPGVVDTDMQKEIRSSKESAFADLDKFKSLKEEGKLNSPKTVAAVLMDLLDDYSSIESGQVYKLYDLIDR from the coding sequence ATGCAATATGCGATTGTTACAGGAGATTCAAGAGGGCTGGGAGAAGCAATTGCCCAACAGTTTCTGGAAAAATCGATTCACGTTATAGGGGTGTCCAGGCATGCTAACGAGCAACTGAGTCAGTTAGCTGATCGGTACGAAAGGAACTACACACACGTGGCTTGTGATTTTAGTGATCAGAATCAACTGGGGAAGGGAATCAATGAAGTGATGAGGCATGCTACAAAAGGGGATGCCCACTCCATTTATCTTGTGAATAATGCTGGTGTCATTGAGCCGATTGATACCGTGGGAAATTTCCATGTGAAAGATGTAAGCCGTCACTTTATGGTTAACGTTACAGCACCGATTATGTTCACCAATTCTTTATTGAAGGAAGCCAATGAACATGACATTAAGACGTCAATTATAAACATCACTTCTGGAGCTGCGGAAAAATCGGTCCATGGCTGGAGTGTCTACAGCAGCTCCAAGGCTGCCATGAACCGCTTTACTGAAACCACAGCCTTAGAGCAAGAAATGGCCGGACATGAACACAAGATTTTTGCCTATAGTCCTGGCGTGGTTGATACAGATATGCAAAAAGAAATCCGCTCTTCCAAGGAGTCGGCATTTGCGGACCTTGATAAGTTCAAGTCCTTGAAAGAGGAAGGGAAACTGAACTCTCCAAAAACGGTAGCTGCGGTTTTAATGGATTTACTAGATGATTACTCTTCCATTGAAAGCGGACAGGTCTACAAGCTTTACGATTTGATCGACAGGTAA
- a CDS encoding S66 family peptidase yields the protein MIPPKLKDGDEVRVISPAESMAMIADDQRDLAIQRFKQLGLAISFSKHAYEEHASIEQRAADIHDAFKDPQIKAILTTIGGYNSNQLLQYLDYDLIADHPKILCGFSDITALANAIYKKSGLVTYSGPHFSTFGMEKGIEYTAEYFKRILMDSNSVELQPANHWSDDGWYMDQENRCFHLHEGYAVIHEGRADGVSIGGNLCTLNLLQGTEYMPSLEGKILFLEDDLLTNVPTFDRDLQSLIHQPNFDQVRGLVIGRFQKASNVRLDDLKQIIHSKPELLRIPVVAQASFGHTTPQFTFPIGGSVSLEVNADKVTITVALH from the coding sequence ATGATTCCACCAAAACTCAAAGATGGCGACGAAGTTCGCGTCATCTCCCCTGCTGAAAGTATGGCTATGATCGCTGATGATCAGCGCGATCTCGCCATCCAGCGCTTTAAGCAATTGGGGCTTGCGATTTCCTTCAGTAAGCACGCCTATGAAGAGCATGCCTCTATTGAGCAACGTGCAGCTGACATTCATGATGCTTTTAAAGATCCACAAATAAAAGCCATCCTTACAACGATTGGAGGGTACAACAGCAATCAGCTGCTTCAATACTTGGATTATGACCTCATTGCTGATCACCCTAAGATTTTGTGCGGATTTTCAGACATTACAGCCTTGGCGAATGCTATTTACAAAAAGTCGGGCTTAGTTACTTATTCAGGACCTCATTTTTCAACATTCGGTATGGAAAAAGGAATTGAATACACAGCGGAGTATTTCAAAAGAATCCTGATGGACTCAAATTCTGTGGAACTTCAGCCCGCCAATCATTGGAGTGACGACGGATGGTACATGGATCAGGAGAACCGCTGCTTTCACCTTCATGAGGGATATGCTGTTATCCATGAGGGACGTGCAGACGGAGTGAGCATTGGAGGTAATTTATGTACCTTGAATCTTCTGCAAGGTACTGAATACATGCCTTCCCTTGAAGGAAAAATTTTATTTCTGGAAGATGATTTACTAACGAATGTTCCTACTTTCGATCGTGATCTGCAATCATTAATTCATCAGCCGAATTTCGATCAAGTGCGCGGCCTCGTGATTGGACGTTTTCAAAAAGCTTCAAACGTCAGGCTGGATGACCTTAAACAGATCATCCACTCTAAGCCTGAGCTTTTGCGCATTCCTGTTGTTGCACAAGCCAGCTTCGGGCATACGACACCTCAATTCACTTTTCCAATCGGCGGTTCAGTATCGCTTGAAGTGAATGCTGACAAAGTGACGATAACTGTCGCACTTCACTAG
- a CDS encoding YhcN/YlaJ family sporulation lipoprotein has translation MKIKAVALGLLVASSLVACQADEEPGNGNNNEGAQNTSFERMADDMNNQGNNNNANREDDNRMENKDDNHMGTSNDNKNGANQHEYDVAEKAAQNIEKNVKGINEAYVLTTNDNAYVAAVLDNQNGQAKEEVSNKVEQQITKIVKEADQGINNVYISTNPDFVDLTNNYVNDVGNGEPIQGFFREFGRMTDRLFPDAQS, from the coding sequence ATGAAAATAAAGGCAGTTGCACTTGGTCTTCTCGTTGCTTCTTCTCTCGTTGCTTGTCAAGCTGATGAAGAGCCTGGTAACGGCAACAATAATGAAGGTGCTCAAAATACGAGTTTTGAGCGAATGGCTGACGATATGAATAACCAAGGGAATAATAATAATGCAAACCGCGAAGATGATAACCGTATGGAAAATAAAGATGATAACCATATGGGAACTAGCAACGACAATAAGAATGGTGCTAACCAGCATGAGTATGATGTAGCGGAAAAGGCTGCGCAAAACATCGAAAAAAATGTTAAAGGCATTAACGAAGCGTATGTGTTAACGACAAACGATAATGCTTACGTGGCAGCGGTGCTTGATAACCAGAATGGTCAAGCGAAAGAAGAAGTTAGTAACAAGGTAGAGCAACAAATCACAAAGATTGTTAAAGAAGCGGATCAGGGTATCAACAACGTGTATATTTCCACAAATCCAGATTTTGTTGACTTAACAAATAACTACGTTAATGACGTAGGAAATGGTGAACCAATTCAAGGTTTCTTCCGTGAATTTGGCCGCATGACTGATCGTCTGTTTCCAGATGCTCAGTCATAA
- a CDS encoding aldo/keto reductase → MNNLHNALKEKVGFGTAPLGNMFREVSEEEAQETIETAWNQGIRYYDTAPLYGAGLSELRLGEALSNYNRDDYMISTKVGRVISNEAEEKEGLFEDARKNKVITDYTEDATLRSIEQSLERLKTDHLDIVYVHDISPDFHGDEWISKFDEARKGAFRVLTRLREEGVIKSWGIGVNTTEPIELALELEEANPDLCLQATNYTLLNHERALQRLMPTAQEKGVGIVVGSPYNSGVLLGGSHYNYEKAPSEILAKVEQLNEIARDHNVSLKAAALQFSTAHPAVTSVIPGSTRPDRIKEDLAAMRTEIPSSFWQELVEKQFISPQAPLPIRK, encoded by the coding sequence ATGAACAACTTGCACAACGCGCTAAAAGAGAAAGTCGGATTCGGCACAGCACCTCTTGGAAATATGTTTCGTGAGGTTTCAGAGGAAGAAGCCCAGGAAACCATTGAGACTGCCTGGAATCAAGGCATTCGTTATTATGATACAGCACCTTTGTATGGTGCTGGTTTATCGGAACTGCGATTAGGCGAAGCTTTATCCAACTATAATCGAGATGACTATATGATTAGCACAAAAGTAGGGCGCGTCATTTCAAACGAAGCTGAGGAGAAAGAAGGGCTATTTGAAGACGCACGTAAAAACAAAGTGATTACTGATTACACCGAAGACGCCACGCTCCGCTCGATTGAGCAAAGTCTGGAGCGCCTTAAAACGGATCACTTGGATATTGTTTATGTACATGACATTTCGCCTGATTTTCACGGAGATGAATGGATTTCAAAATTTGATGAGGCGAGAAAAGGAGCATTCCGCGTGCTAACGCGCCTTCGCGAAGAGGGGGTAATCAAGTCCTGGGGAATCGGAGTCAATACGACCGAACCCATAGAACTTGCGTTGGAATTAGAAGAAGCAAATCCAGACCTATGTTTGCAGGCAACCAACTACACGCTTCTCAATCATGAGCGTGCCTTGCAGCGATTAATGCCAACTGCACAAGAAAAGGGTGTTGGCATTGTGGTCGGCAGTCCCTACAATTCAGGCGTCTTACTTGGAGGTTCTCATTATAACTATGAAAAAGCACCTTCAGAAATCCTGGCAAAAGTAGAGCAGCTAAATGAGATTGCCCGGGACCACAACGTTAGCTTAAAAGCAGCTGCCCTTCAATTTTCAACAGCACATCCAGCGGTCACCTCCGTTATCCCAGGTTCTACTCGTCCAGATCGAATTAAAGAAGACCTAGCTGCTATGAGAACGGAGATCCCATCTTCCTTCTGGCAGGAACTAGTAGAAAAACAATTTATCTCACCGCAGGCTCCGCTGCCCATAAGAAAGTGA
- a CDS encoding YhdB family protein translates to MYYQDYDKALHYMIWGQWDDLLILMVRTRDHFLSKKIEAFLHAFHYPGHETTLLESHESLLHYIDHAQATTQPSLYV, encoded by the coding sequence ATGTATTATCAAGATTATGACAAAGCATTGCATTACATGATCTGGGGACAGTGGGACGATTTGCTTATTCTCATGGTAAGAACCCGTGACCATTTTCTCTCTAAGAAAATAGAAGCATTTCTTCACGCTTTCCACTACCCCGGACATGAGACCACCTTGCTCGAAAGCCATGAAAGCCTGTTACACTATATCGACCACGCGCAAGCTACGACACAGCCTTCCCTATATGTATAA
- the dat gene encoding D-amino-acid transaminase: MSVYDYVLTESDFVHKDDLHYPFEERGLQFGDGIYEVIRVYNGKYYLIDEHVERLYRSADAVKLKMPFSKEEMYQQLDALLQKNEIQNDAKVYMQITRGSAPRDHAFPLNVKSNLYAYVQDLSRKMDFMAEGVSAITRPDVRWDWCYIKSLNLLPNVIAKQEASEQGCFEAILHKDGEVTECSSSNVYMVRDGKVYTHPAKENILHGCVRTRMKQFCEDESIPFVEEPFRVEDIQDADELFLTSSTAEVMPIVQVDGKAVEGGQVGSITRKLQHKYEQDAGIKESQSMFSHVKAQ, encoded by the coding sequence ATGAGTGTGTATGATTATGTGCTGACAGAGTCCGATTTTGTTCATAAAGATGATTTGCACTACCCGTTTGAAGAAAGAGGTCTTCAGTTCGGTGATGGAATATATGAAGTCATTCGTGTTTATAATGGTAAGTATTATTTAATTGATGAACATGTGGAGCGGCTATACCGTTCAGCTGATGCTGTTAAATTAAAGATGCCATTTTCAAAAGAGGAAATGTATCAACAGCTGGATGCCCTTCTGCAAAAAAACGAAATTCAGAATGACGCTAAAGTGTATATGCAAATCACTCGTGGTTCAGCGCCCAGAGACCACGCTTTTCCTCTTAACGTCAAGTCTAATTTATATGCCTACGTTCAGGATCTTTCTAGAAAAATGGACTTCATGGCAGAAGGGGTATCCGCTATTACGAGACCTGATGTTCGCTGGGACTGGTGTTACATTAAAAGCTTGAACTTACTGCCAAACGTAATCGCAAAGCAGGAAGCGAGTGAACAGGGCTGTTTTGAAGCGATTCTTCATAAAGATGGAGAAGTGACAGAATGCAGTTCCTCAAACGTGTATATGGTTCGTGATGGTAAAGTTTATACACATCCTGCTAAAGAAAACATTCTCCACGGCTGTGTGCGCACACGTATGAAACAGTTTTGCGAAGATGAAAGCATTCCATTTGTGGAAGAACCGTTCCGTGTCGAAGATATCCAAGACGCTGATGAGTTGTTTTTAACAAGCAGTACAGCTGAAGTGATGCCAATTGTGCAAGTGGACGGGAAGGCTGTAGAGGGTGGCCAGGTTGGGTCCATCACAAGAAAACTGCAGCACAAGTACGAGCAGGATGCAGGTATTAAAGAATCCCAATCCATGTTTTCGCATGTAAAGGCCCAGTAA
- a CDS encoding GNAT family N-acetyltransferase has protein sequence MFTLNVKEDLSLKLLEKKDAKELFSLVDESRDYLREWLPWVEDIKQEKDYGPVIDMWLQQFSSQEGLQAGILYKGELAGVAGFNKIDWSNRKTSIGYWLSEKYQGRGIVTTVVKALIDCAFAEYHLNRVEIECGVDNEKSRAIPERIGFRQEGIIREAEYLYDHFHDLALYSILAKEWKALS, from the coding sequence ATGTTTACTTTGAACGTAAAGGAAGATTTATCACTTAAACTACTTGAAAAAAAAGATGCGAAAGAATTGTTTTCACTGGTAGATGAGTCAAGAGATTATCTGAGGGAATGGCTGCCATGGGTTGAGGACATAAAGCAGGAAAAGGATTATGGGCCAGTCATTGACATGTGGCTGCAGCAATTTTCCTCTCAGGAAGGATTGCAAGCAGGGATTCTCTACAAAGGAGAATTAGCGGGTGTAGCTGGATTCAACAAGATTGATTGGTCAAACAGAAAAACGAGCATCGGTTACTGGTTATCAGAAAAGTACCAGGGCCGCGGAATTGTAACAACTGTAGTGAAGGCACTCATAGACTGTGCTTTTGCAGAATATCATCTGAATCGTGTTGAAATAGAGTGTGGCGTCGATAATGAAAAGAGTAGAGCTATTCCAGAGAGAATTGGATTCAGGCAAGAAGGAATTATTAGGGAAGCTGAATATTTGTATGATCATTTTCATGACTTAGCTTTATACAGTATTCTTGCAAAGGAATGGAAGGCTTTGAGCTGA
- a CDS encoding YczE/YyaS/YitT family protein — protein MIKKAQCRLKVATMKYFYLFIIYVVGLVISSLGLALIIKSGLGVGPGDSVAVGISRHAPITVGSVMIIAFVILLLVNAWIERKRPQFESLLPIILRGRTLDIFLYGTLDHASFEVWWTQWGIFTLGLVATAVGIAIYLRTPFPRIPLDHFMMIMNEKTNQSKSSVRIFTESGMALIGFLLGAPVGIGTLIVALLLGPFIQAAYQGARPIVRLWSHPQKAKKQAPR, from the coding sequence ATGATTAAAAAAGCACAGTGCAGACTGAAGGTGGCAACGATGAAGTACTTTTATTTATTTATTATATACGTTGTGGGGTTAGTGATTTCAAGTCTTGGACTCGCGCTGATTATTAAATCAGGTCTAGGTGTAGGCCCGGGAGATAGTGTGGCTGTTGGTATTTCGAGACACGCACCGATTACAGTAGGGAGCGTTATGATCATTGCGTTTGTCATTTTGCTCCTCGTCAATGCCTGGATTGAACGTAAGCGGCCGCAATTTGAATCATTACTTCCAATTATATTACGTGGACGAACACTTGACATCTTTCTTTATGGAACACTTGATCACGCTTCCTTTGAAGTATGGTGGACGCAATGGGGCATCTTTACCCTGGGGCTGGTCGCTACTGCCGTTGGAATTGCGATTTATTTACGAACCCCTTTCCCGCGTATTCCACTTGATCACTTTATGATGATTATGAATGAAAAAACGAATCAATCTAAAAGCTCTGTCCGAATTTTCACGGAGTCAGGTATGGCTCTAATCGGCTTTTTGCTTGGAGCACCTGTAGGCATAGGCACTTTGATTGTCGCCTTATTGTTAGGTCCCTTTATCCAAGCGGCTTACCAGGGAGCCCGGCCGATTGTCAGGCTTTGGAGCCATCCTCAAAAGGCAAAAAAGCAGGCGCCCCGATAG
- a CDS encoding GAF domain-containing sensor histidine kinase, whose product MHDSSSQLETLKNIAELLNESTNKEVLGDVLRKFISMTDFETGWIFLENEAGVQLVADDGLPPALARNQKQRMCGEDCHCVSRYKNGRLTKATSIIACKRIEQALEEGSEGTDGITHHATVPLQTPERSFGLFNVAMRHKTSYSEDLQLLESIALQIGTALERIERFEAEEKWSRLLMKSHELTKSIQEADTLRSLRTTLEHGLQVMYPRCSVQWASGEVDDEAADSFGSMSPHLIPINGRSFSKSEVEIFELVKEYSRVAGRKLLLNEKEKVMARREERSRFAQDLHDSVNQLLFSIVLTSKAASRSADSFPALQEQVDYIHDISSQALKEMRTLVTEEKGGRFKEGILAELRSYANTIGLRCTVDSTGTTSIPYAVEETLFRIGQEALHNVWKHAKVDVVEVTLQKFRHQVILVIHDEGIGFTNSDCGDHCFGLPGMNERAAQHRGQVKITSQPDCGTTVRVEIPIEGGRS is encoded by the coding sequence CTCGGAGATGTGTTGAGGAAGTTCATTTCCATGACTGACTTTGAAACGGGGTGGATTTTTCTTGAAAATGAAGCGGGAGTGCAGCTTGTGGCGGATGATGGGCTTCCTCCTGCGTTAGCTCGCAATCAGAAGCAGAGGATGTGCGGGGAGGACTGCCATTGTGTATCGCGATATAAAAATGGCCGGTTGACGAAGGCTACAAGCATTATTGCCTGCAAGCGGATTGAACAGGCGCTTGAGGAAGGAAGCGAGGGGACAGATGGCATTACACACCATGCAACGGTGCCCTTGCAAACGCCGGAGAGATCATTTGGTCTGTTCAATGTCGCGATGAGACATAAGACAAGTTACTCTGAAGACCTGCAATTATTAGAGTCGATTGCGCTGCAGATTGGAACAGCGCTTGAACGAATCGAACGGTTTGAAGCGGAGGAAAAATGGAGCAGGCTGCTCATGAAATCGCACGAGTTAACGAAAAGCATCCAAGAGGCTGATACGTTACGTAGCTTACGAACCACTTTAGAACATGGATTGCAAGTAATGTACCCAAGATGTTCGGTTCAGTGGGCGAGCGGAGAAGTGGACGACGAAGCAGCTGATTCGTTCGGAAGTATGAGCCCACATCTGATCCCCATAAACGGGCGGTCTTTTTCTAAGTCAGAGGTGGAGATTTTTGAACTGGTGAAGGAATATAGTAGGGTAGCAGGGCGAAAACTGTTGCTTAATGAAAAAGAAAAAGTTATGGCCAGGAGAGAAGAAAGGTCGCGATTTGCCCAGGATTTACATGATTCCGTCAATCAATTGCTTTTTTCAATCGTGCTTACCTCAAAAGCAGCCAGCCGTTCAGCTGACTCGTTTCCTGCACTGCAAGAGCAAGTGGATTACATCCATGACATTTCTTCCCAAGCATTGAAGGAAATGCGCACATTAGTGACCGAAGAAAAGGGCGGCCGATTTAAAGAAGGAATACTGGCAGAATTACGCTCTTACGCAAACACGATTGGGCTTCGGTGTACCGTTGATTCTACGGGAACCACCTCTATTCCTTATGCTGTGGAGGAAACGCTGTTTCGGATTGGCCAAGAGGCACTGCATAATGTTTGGAAGCATGCCAAAGTTGACGTGGTCGAGGTCACATTACAAAAATTTCGTCACCAAGTGATTCTTGTGATCCATGATGAAGGGATAGGCTTTACGAATTCAGATTGTGGTGATCACTGTTTTGGGTTACCGGGGATGAACGAGAGAGCTGCCCAACATCGTGGCCAGGTTAAGATCACGAGTCAGCCCGATTGCGGGACAACGGTGCGGGTGGAGATACCCATAGAAGGGGGGAGAAGTTAA
- a CDS encoding SpoVR family protein produces MKQEEHRNLEKAIREITEIAEGFGLDFYPMHYEVCPDDIIYTFGAYGMPTRFSHWSFGKQYYKMKLQYDLGLSKIYELVINSNPCYAFLLNSNSLIQNKLIVAHVLAHCDFFKNNARFQNTKRDMVESMSATAERITAYEKLYGKEEVETFLDAVLAIQEHIDPSLVRPKLSWSVEEEAEEEETGHTKPSTPYDDLWKIGESPDQGPKFKRKKKFPPQPEKDLLLFIEQHSRELDDWQRDILTMMREEMLYFWPQLETKIMNEGWASYWHARILRELDLTSDEVVDFANLNASVVQPSKTQLNPYYLGLKIFEDIEERYNNPTDEMKMHGIEEGTGREKIFEVREIESDQSFIRNYLTKDLVKQEDMYLFQKQGQKYKITDKDHETVRDQLITMRVNGGFPYLTVQNGDYMKNGELYLKHHFEEVELDISYLEKTLPYIYQLWGRPVHMETVIEDRNVAFNYSGKKIQKKYL; encoded by the coding sequence TTGAAACAAGAAGAACATCGTAATCTTGAGAAAGCGATACGCGAAATTACAGAGATTGCAGAAGGATTCGGTCTCGATTTCTACCCGATGCATTACGAGGTATGTCCAGATGACATTATTTATACATTTGGTGCTTATGGGATGCCAACACGGTTTTCGCACTGGAGTTTCGGAAAACAGTACTATAAGATGAAGCTGCAATATGATCTGGGCTTAAGTAAAATATACGAGCTTGTCATTAATTCTAATCCGTGTTATGCCTTTTTATTAAATTCAAATAGTCTGATTCAAAATAAACTAATTGTGGCGCACGTTTTGGCTCACTGTGACTTTTTCAAAAATAATGCACGTTTCCAAAATACAAAACGTGATATGGTCGAAAGTATGTCAGCTACAGCTGAGCGAATTACGGCGTATGAAAAGTTATATGGCAAGGAAGAAGTAGAAACATTCCTGGATGCTGTGCTCGCTATTCAAGAGCATATTGATCCGTCGCTCGTACGCCCGAAGCTGTCCTGGAGTGTCGAGGAAGAAGCCGAAGAAGAAGAGACGGGGCATACGAAACCAAGTACACCTTATGATGATTTGTGGAAGATCGGGGAATCACCGGATCAAGGACCTAAATTTAAAAGGAAGAAGAAATTCCCGCCACAGCCTGAGAAGGATTTATTGTTATTTATTGAACAACATAGCCGAGAACTGGATGATTGGCAGCGTGATATCTTAACAATGATGCGGGAAGAAATGCTTTATTTCTGGCCACAGCTTGAAACGAAGATTATGAATGAGGGCTGGGCGTCGTATTGGCATGCGAGGATCCTCAGGGAGCTGGATTTGACTAGTGATGAGGTTGTTGATTTTGCGAATCTGAATGCGAGTGTCGTTCAGCCGTCCAAAACACAATTGAATCCGTACTATCTAGGGTTGAAGATTTTCGAAGACATTGAAGAACGGTATAATAACCCAACCGATGAAATGAAAATGCACGGGATTGAGGAAGGAACAGGACGAGAGAAGATCTTTGAAGTTCGAGAAATTGAGTCGGACCAGAGCTTTATTCGTAATTATTTAACAAAGGATTTAGTCAAACAAGAGGATATGTATTTATTCCAAAAGCAAGGGCAGAAGTATAAAATTACCGATAAAGATCATGAGACAGTAAGAGATCAATTAATTACGATGCGTGTGAATGGTGGTTTTCCTTATCTTACAGTCCAAAATGGTGACTACATGAAAAACGGGGAACTGTATTTGAAACATCATTTTGAAGAAGTGGAACTGGATATATCGTATTTAGAAAAAACGCTTCCTTACATTTATCAGTTGTGGGGACGGCCCGTGCATATGGAAACCGTCATCGAAGATCGGAACGTAGCCTTTAATTATAGTGGCAAGAAGATCCAAAAGAAATACTTGTAA
- a CDS encoding response regulator transcription factor, which translates to MIKIVIADDHQVVRKGLVFFFQTQDDIEVVYEAANGKEIIHYLEDHPADVVLMDIQMPLMDGIEATTQLRKQFPAIKIVMLTSFSDYDTVIPAIQAGANGYQMKDIEPDQLADVIRRVHKDETMIDAKAATQLMTHVTGDHQREEEKRLQDLTRREKDVLKEIMKGCSNKEIADHLFITEKTVKTHLSNIFSKLEVHDRTQAALFGVKYMK; encoded by the coding sequence ATGATAAAGATTGTCATTGCTGATGACCACCAGGTCGTGAGAAAAGGACTGGTATTCTTCTTTCAAACTCAGGATGATATTGAAGTGGTTTATGAGGCGGCGAACGGCAAGGAAATCATTCATTATCTGGAAGATCATCCGGCTGATGTTGTGCTAATGGATATTCAAATGCCGCTGATGGATGGTATTGAAGCAACAACACAGCTTCGAAAGCAATTTCCAGCCATCAAAATAGTCATGCTTACGAGTTTTTCCGATTACGATACTGTAATTCCTGCGATTCAGGCAGGTGCTAACGGGTACCAAATGAAGGACATTGAGCCGGACCAATTGGCTGATGTGATTAGGCGAGTACATAAAGACGAAACAATGATTGATGCTAAAGCGGCTACCCAGCTGATGACACATGTGACGGGGGATCATCAACGGGAAGAAGAGAAGCGTCTTCAGGATTTAACGCGACGGGAAAAGGATGTACTGAAGGAGATTATGAAAGGATGCAGCAATAAGGAGATTGCTGATCATTTGTTTATTACCGAAAAAACAGTAAAAACACACTTATCGAACATATTCTCAAAACTGGAAGTTCACGACCGCACCCAGGCCGCCCTGTTTGGAGTCAAATACATGAAATAG